In the genome of Spirochaetia bacterium, one region contains:
- a CDS encoding MarR family transcriptional regulator, with the protein MLEGISIDYIETTLGMKTSYQQWPHESELPYYLRDRYEFSQATIGNIKTIFVYPKMNLDQMGSVKKQISRIQKIEPLPVVFVLKSIDRNRRTYMISAKIPFIVPNNQIYLPFMGIVLQDRFKTEKIPMIRLQPSTQVLFFHFLYQKQNLIYLNDVAHMLGYSAMTISRAASQLEQTGLFGTQKDGLRKILISRYNGQQLFRKMLPYLISPVHKTIFIEKKNNLSKLYSAGISALSGKSMLNPPAVKCYATRKEQNWEKTNILMDADIQVQVELWKYDPGILGKNGIVDTLSLAMALKDNQDERVKEALDKTLNQIWEN; encoded by the coding sequence ATGTTAGAAGGAATTTCTATAGATTATATCGAAACAACATTAGGAATGAAAACAAGCTATCAGCAATGGCCCCATGAATCAGAACTACCTTACTATCTCCGAGATCGTTATGAATTTTCACAAGCGACAATCGGCAATATAAAGACTATTTTTGTCTATCCAAAAATGAATTTGGACCAAATGGGCTCGGTAAAAAAGCAAATTAGCAGGATACAGAAAATTGAACCATTGCCGGTTGTCTTCGTTCTCAAAAGCATTGATCGCAATCGCAGAACTTATATGATCTCTGCAAAAATTCCTTTCATTGTGCCAAATAATCAAATCTACCTCCCCTTCATGGGAATAGTTCTCCAAGACAGATTCAAAACTGAAAAGATCCCGATGATACGATTACAGCCTTCAACACAAGTCTTGTTTTTCCATTTCCTGTATCAAAAACAAAATTTGATTTACCTGAACGATGTTGCACATATGCTCGGATATTCGGCAATGACAATCAGCAGGGCAGCATCACAACTGGAACAAACAGGATTGTTTGGAACACAAAAAGACGGCCTCAGAAAAATACTGATCAGTCGATATAATGGGCAACAATTGTTCAGAAAAATGTTACCTTATCTGATATCGCCTGTGCACAAGACAATTTTCATAGAAAAGAAAAACAATTTATCCAAATTATATTCTGCCGGCATATCAGCATTGTCAGGAAAAAGCATGCTCAATCCACCTGCGGTGAAGTGCTATGCAACCAGAAAAGAACAGAACTGGGAAAAAACCAATATATTAATGGATGCAGACATTCAGGTCCAAGTTGAATTATGGAAATATGATCCCGGTATCTTAGGAAAGAACGGTATCGTCGATACGCTTTCACTTGCCATGGCATTAAAAGATAACCAAGATGAACGCGTCAAGGAAGCTTTGGACAAAACACTGAATCAAATTTGGGAGAATTGA
- a CDS encoding pyrimidine dimer DNA glycosylase/endonuclease V produces MRLWHKALIDVLPRQQLLGQNRECAAMESVLLSKGQVRNPVIGFVNDSSPCELLAYHRLVLDEFLRRGYMAGPMTTNRMEHFSHHFSCHPVMYEDIFAVKMNERYLLQCLLNLQEKFDYGRILPQEWALLTAKFSIPWIFSLEGEDIHRLTR; encoded by the coding sequence ATGCGCTTATGGCATAAAGCTCTTATCGATGTCTTGCCACGGCAACAGCTCCTAGGACAAAACAGGGAGTGTGCCGCCATGGAAAGCGTATTGCTTTCAAAAGGACAGGTACGTAACCCTGTGATTGGTTTTGTCAATGACAGTTCGCCCTGTGAGTTGCTTGCATACCATAGGCTTGTCTTGGATGAATTCCTACGACGAGGATATATGGCCGGTCCTATGACGACAAACAGGATGGAACATTTTAGTCATCATTTTTCCTGCCATCCGGTTATGTATGAGGATATCTTTGCAGTAAAGATGAATGAGCGTTATTTACTGCAATGCCTTTTGAACCTGCAGGAAAAATTCGATTATGGCCGGATCCTGCCGCAGGAATGGGCATTGCTGACAGCAAAGTTTTCCATTCCATGGATATTCAGCTTGGAGGGCGAGGACATCCATCGGTTGACCCGATAG